A DNA window from Branchiostoma lanceolatum isolate klBraLanc5 chromosome 17, klBraLanc5.hap2, whole genome shotgun sequence contains the following coding sequences:
- the LOC136422694 gene encoding uncharacterized protein produces the protein MIPEKLLSHGRDHSSRGSVIQLFAAGVFLVAVCLVLWQGAELRERRVVLDTVLDEVTLQSEEIRYLREQVYLLKKEREDDKTHSETPGDTVQDEALQEQDLTAGTELESTDSDVDTGDLDNMRDTPWRLKDVLHNRSKRSLSKFLWQTK, from the exons ATGATCCCAGAGAAGCTCCTCAGCCACGGTCGGGACCACAGCAGTCGCGGCTCTGTCATCCAGCTCTTCGCGGCCGGTGTTTTCCTGGTTGCCGTCTGCCTGGTGCTGTGGCAGGGGGCTGAGCTGAGGGAACGCCGGGTCGTGCTGGACACGGTCCTGGACGAAGTCACCCTACAGAGCGAAGAGATTCGGTACCTGAGGGAACAGGTCTACTTgctgaagaaagaaagagaagacgACAAGACTCACTCCGAGACACCAGGAGACACCGTCCAAGATGAGGCCCTTCAGGAACAAGATTTGACAGCAGGAACTGAA TTGGAGTCGACGGACAGTGACGTTGATACAGGTGATCTGGACAACATGAGGGACACTCCCTGGCGACTGAAAGATGTACTGCACAACAGATCGAAGAGGAGTCTTAGTAAGTTTTTGTGGCAGACGAAATAA
- the LOC136423254 gene encoding uncharacterized protein: protein MSEVGDTVLFYISEEDDYSPKAGAQDSDNEDSGTQTLYTMDDIGEGLRQFERKRHGEVTDQPKFAGSKGVEPISILYIGPEKLTKDAPVNERLEAPPNDTDRLYTIEDILEALKTEDGRSLKEKQEKKISLRTEESKKTVKAMRDGCRQRMKEEERRIRKRTWRKYSLDSLVSDKMSAALSKEKEAFCEETRRQGEVI from the exons ATGTCGGAAGTTGGGGATACAGTTCTGTTCTATATAAGTGAAGAGGACGACTACAGTCCAAAGGCGGGAGCACAAG ATTCTGATAATGAAGACAGTGGGACCCAGACGTTGTACACGATGGACGACATAGGTGAAGGGTTGCGACAGTTTGAAAGAAAACGCCATGGTGAGGTTACAGACCAACCAAAGTTTGCCGGCAGTAAAGGTGTGGAACCGATCTCCATCCTATATATTGGCCCAGAAAAGTTGACAAAAGACGCACCCGTTAACGAGAGGTTAGAAGCGCCGCCTAACGACACAGATCGTCTGTACACCATCGAAGACATCCTGGAGGCTCTGAAGACTGAAGACGGGCGGTCATTGAAAGAAAAACAGGAGAAGAAGATCAGTCTTAGAACGGAAGAGTCTAAGAAAACCGTCAAGGCGATGAGAGACGGATGCAGGCAACGCATGAAGGAAGAGGAGCGTCGCATTCGGAAACGTACTTGGAGGAAATATAGTCTGGATTCCCTGGTTAGCGACAAGATGTCCGCTGCACTGTCAAAAGAGAAAGAAGCATTTTGTGAAGAAACAAGACGACAAGGCGAAGTTATCTGA
- the LOC136423253 gene encoding uncharacterized protein, whose product MIPEKLLSHGRDHSSRGSVIQLFAAGVFLVAVCLVLWQGAELRERRVVLDRVLDEVNLLREQDAIQDRELNQQSGEIRNLKAQVHLLMKDREDDKAQSESSKDTVQDDILQGQDLTTKTESESTGSDVNRVDPDVDTPWRLEDELHDRSKREIRGYRCTGCKGDRGPRGPRGRRGIRGVGGRPGKDGYPGPPGLKGDTGEPGAKGDTGEPGAKGDTGDQGPAGDTGETGPKGDTGETGPKGDTGEQGPKGDTGEQGPKGDTGETGPKGDTGETGQKGDTGDQGPQGDTGEQGPKGDTGDQGR is encoded by the exons ATGATCCCAGAGAAGCTCCTCAGCCACGGTCGGGACCACAGCAGTCGCGGCTCTGTCATCCAGCTCTTCGCGGCCGGTGTTTTCCTGGTTGCCGTCTGCCTGGTGCTGTGGCAGGGGGCTGAGCTGAGGGAACGCCGGGTCGTGCTGGACAGGGTCCTGGACGAAGTCAACCTCCTGAGAGAACAAGACGCCATACAGGACCGGGAGCTCAACCAACAGAGCGGAGAGATTCGGAACCTGAAAGCACAGGTTCATctactgatgaaagatagagAAGACGACAAGGCGCAGTCCGAGTCCTCAAAAGACACCGTTCAAGACGATATTCTTCAGGGACAAGATTTGACAACGAAAACTGAA TCGGAGTCTACGGGCAGTGATGTTAATAGAGTTGATCCGGACGTTGACACTCCCTGGCGACTGGAAGATGAACTGCACGACAGGTCGAAGAGGGAAATTAGAG GGTACCGGTGCACAGGGTGTAAGGGAGACAGGGGACCGAGAGGACCGAGAGGACGACGAGGAATAAGG GGTGTAGGGGGAAGGCCAGGCAAAGATGGATATCCTGGTCCGCCTGGCCTGAAGGGTGACACCGGAGAACCAGGTGCTAAAGGCGACACCGGAGAACCAGGTGCTAAAGGCGACACCGGAGACCAAGGGCCTGCAGGCGACACTGGAGAAACTGGACCTAAAGGCGACACTGGAGAAACTGGACCTAAAGGCGACACTGGAGAACAAGGTCCTAAAGGCGACACTGGAGAACAAGGGCCTAAAGGCGACACTGGAGAAACTGGACCTAAAGGCGACACTGGAGAAACTGGACAAAAAGGCGACACTGGAGATCAAGGGCCTCAAGGCGACACTGGAGAACAAGGGCCTAAAGGCGACACCGGAGATCAAGGACGT